In Deinococcus psychrotolerans, the genomic window GAACGTGGTTTTGCCCGCGCCGTTACGCCCAACCAGCGCCACCCGCTCACCCTGGCGAATTTGCACCTGAACATTTTCAAAGAGGGTTCGCCCGGCCAGACGCTTGGTGAGGTGGCGGGCGTCGAGGATGATGTCGCCGCTGGGCGGAGCGTGAAAGAGGATGCGGGCGGTGCGCTCGGCTCTGGGCGGAGCGCTGGCCGCCGACTTCTTGAGGCGCTCCAAGCGGGTTTCCATGCTGCTGGCGCGGCGGGCCAGCTTGGACATGCCCAGCCCCCAGATTTTCATGCGGGCCGCCGACGCGGCGAGGGTGGCCACCTTTTTGGCGTCCTGCTCGGCGCGGGCCTGCTGACGCATGAGTTCTTCGTCGAGAAGGGTGCGGAAGGCGCTGTAGCCCGCCGGATAGACTTTGACTTCACCGCGCCACAGGTGGGCGGTTTCGTTGGTGGCGGCGTCGAGAAACGCCCGGTCGTGGCTGATGACCAGCACCGCGCCCGGATAACGCGACAAAAACGCCTCCAGCCACTCCACCATCACGATGTCGAGGTGGTTGGTCGGCTCGTCGAGCAGCAAGACATCGGGATTTTCGACCAGCAGCGCGGCCAAGCCCAGCCGGGTGCGCTCGCCGCCGGAGAGCTTGGACGTGGCGTCGTTTTCGCGGCCCCGGAAGCCGAAAGCCAGCGTCACGGCGTCTTTGCGCGAGCGGCGCTCGAAGCCGCCCCGCCGGGCGTAGTGTTCGAGCAGCTCGGCGTGATGCTGAATGCTCTCGGGCGTGCCGAGGTGCATCGCGGCGGCGGCTTCTTCCAACTCGGCTTCGAGGGCGTCGAGTTCGTGAAACGCCGCTTCCATCACGCTCGACACGGTGCTCTCCGGCGGGAAGCTGGGGTCTTGGGTCAAGTTGCCGACCCGCACACCGGGGAAAATCCGAATGGTTCCAGCGTCGGCTTTTTCTGCGCCGAGCAGCAGCCGCAGCAACGTGCTTTTGCCTGCACCGTTGCGGCCCACTAGGCCGATGCGGTCACCGGGATTGATCTGCAAACTGACACCCAGCAGCACCGGCTGAGCGCCGTAATCTTTTTGAACATCTTCTAAAGCGAGCAGCACGGCG contains:
- a CDS encoding ABC-F family ATP-binding cassette domain-containing protein, which encodes MLLALEDVQKDYGAQPVLLGVSLQINPGDRIGLVGRNGAGKSTLLRLLLGAEKADAGTIRIFPGVRVGNLTQDPSFPPESTVSSVMEAAFHELDALEAELEEAAAAMHLGTPESIQHHAELLEHYARRGGFERRSRKDAVTLAFGFRGRENDATSKLSGGERTRLGLAALLVENPDVLLLDEPTNHLDIVMVEWLEAFLSRYPGAVLVISHDRAFLDAATNETAHLWRGEVKVYPAGYSAFRTLLDEELMRQQARAEQDAKKVATLAASAARMKIWGLGMSKLARRASSMETRLERLKKSAASAPPRAERTARILFHAPPSGDIILDARHLTKRLAGRTLFENVQVQIRQGERVALVGRNGAGKTTFFRVLLGLMPSDDPRGESRTGARVTVGYYDQQLRGVDESSTLYHEAREYVEKDAEAHDLLGTYMFPYLSHDKSVKVLSGGERARLALLKLAQEDHNFLVLDEPTNHLDMEMLESLEGALDDFGGTLLMVSHDRRLIEHLADRIWLLEDGQFYEYPGGWQYYREKHRPAEKEAEAKAAPVRQNPANPKGKGLWHLKREVERLEVEVAQLEAQLDEAQNALAHAAPTADFAALGQQAAELEERLLTRMEEWEKAQVEVEARS